The Fructilactobacillus ixorae genome has a window encoding:
- a CDS encoding phosphate ABC transporter substrate-binding protein, whose translation MRLRKGLVVGLTALGMLLLSGCGTKNQEHAVTAVGSTAMQPLVQKAGSDFQQQHKQYTVTVQGGGSGTGLSQAETGAVNIGNSDIFAEQKDGIRADRLKDHRVAVVGIAPVSNEQNGVNNLTQRQLTGIFTGKIKNWKEVGGKDLPIIVINRAQGSGTRKTFEAKVLQGQQPVKSQEQDSNGTVKKIVQNTPGTISYLSLPYLNRELQTVKVDGIAPTPHNITTNKWKIWSYEHMYTNKHPSKATQAFLAYLMSKPVQAKLVKEAGYVSIHDMQVHMTPDNRVLPGNQ comes from the coding sequence ATGCGATTGAGAAAGGGACTCGTCGTCGGATTAACGGCGCTAGGCATGTTGTTGTTAAGTGGTTGTGGCACCAAAAATCAGGAGCACGCTGTGACTGCCGTGGGCTCGACGGCCATGCAACCGTTGGTACAAAAGGCGGGGAGTGATTTTCAACAGCAACATAAACAGTATACGGTGACCGTCCAGGGGGGCGGCTCTGGAACCGGACTGAGCCAGGCGGAAACTGGCGCGGTTAACATTGGTAATTCAGACATCTTTGCGGAGCAAAAGGACGGGATTCGCGCGGATCGACTCAAGGATCACCGGGTGGCTGTCGTGGGGATCGCACCCGTTAGTAACGAACAAAACGGGGTCAACAACCTGACGCAACGCCAGCTGACGGGCATCTTTACGGGCAAGATTAAAAACTGGAAGGAAGTGGGCGGTAAAGACCTGCCCATCATTGTGATTAACCGGGCCCAGGGGAGTGGAACCCGTAAAACCTTTGAAGCTAAGGTTTTGCAGGGGCAACAACCGGTTAAAAGTCAGGAACAGGATTCCAACGGAACGGTTAAAAAGATTGTCCAAAACACGCCGGGCACGATTAGTTACCTATCGCTGCCCTACTTAAACCGTGAGCTGCAAACGGTCAAGGTGGATGGAATCGCCCCCACCCCGCACAACATTACGACGAACAAGTGGAAAATTTGGTCGTATGAACACATGTATACTAATAAGCACCCTAGCAAAGCAACCCAAGCGTTTCTGGCGTACCTCATGTCGAAACCGGTTCAGGCTAAATTAGTCAAGGAAGCTGGCTATGTCAGCATTCATGATATGCAGGTGCACATGACTCCCGATAATCGGGTACTTCCTGGGAACCAATAA
- a CDS encoding winged helix-turn-helix transcriptional regulator, giving the protein MQHITLVTNQLRLAIELSQAFNDQQYFVDTTDDPRQVYSVMHQKQSVGLLWDLTAFPFTQYQAVLRDLRHHYQVPILSLADGLVDPTPIFQAGLDDYVPAPWPVPELVARFEQKQHLYERLTPLHSTQPPTKDRVQFADVVIDRQKYKAFRNDQDLGLTPKELKLLLYLIEHAPQVLSRSQLLAGVWGDQYDISETSRMVDIHISHLRDKIEADPKHPDYIQTVRGFGYHFVADASPSTD; this is encoded by the coding sequence GTGCAACACATCACGTTAGTAACCAACCAACTCCGGTTAGCCATTGAACTAAGTCAGGCCTTTAATGACCAGCAGTACTTTGTCGATACCACTGACGACCCCCGGCAGGTTTATTCGGTCATGCACCAAAAACAAAGCGTTGGGTTGTTGTGGGATCTGACGGCCTTCCCCTTTACCCAATACCAGGCCGTACTTAGGGACCTGCGGCACCACTACCAAGTCCCCATCCTCAGCCTAGCCGACGGACTGGTCGACCCTACCCCAATTTTTCAAGCTGGGTTAGACGACTACGTCCCCGCTCCCTGGCCGGTACCGGAGCTCGTCGCCCGGTTTGAACAAAAACAACACCTTTACGAACGCCTGACACCCCTACACTCAACCCAGCCGCCAACCAAAGACCGCGTGCAGTTTGCGGACGTAGTGATTGACCGCCAAAAATACAAAGCCTTTCGCAACGACCAGGACTTAGGCTTGACTCCCAAAGAATTGAAACTCTTGCTCTACCTGATTGAACATGCGCCCCAGGTTTTAAGCCGTTCACAACTCCTCGCCGGAGTTTGGGGTGATCAATACGACATTTCCGAAACCTCCCGGATGGTCGACATCCACATCAGTCACCTCCGCGATAAAATTGAAGCTGATCCTAAGCACCCCGATTACATTCAAACGGTCCGGGGCTTTGGGTATCACTTTGTCGCTGATGCCTCCCCTTCTACGGATTGA
- a CDS encoding acyltransferase family protein, with translation MKRIEWIDVTRGIGMLLIVIGHSLMNYTNSDFSKAVFAVNVPIFFVLSGYLFKVKPLGKVARGGLDNLLLPYIGTALIIVILSIIAVHFPHLKGLQSPGSGKQMLLAAGYGIGSPTTLNLGAFQLFIPAIGAIWFLLAMLIGNLLFNGIVRLAELTRYSMILTLVLSMITALLGFTTAKALILPWSINAALISPIFYWFGYALRHYDLVENGTSYYFIVGIVLWVISTCAGFFFMNVAFATNPLLAVLGGMGGSYALIVIAKWTVAHVTRLTMLTKLGKYSLIAMCFHDVDLDNFSLPNRVFALLSTAGFSLVGVVAVVALHLVVIALMIIVIPQIPGLRNVYLHRQFGFKITTN, from the coding sequence ATGAAAAGAATTGAATGGATTGATGTGACGAGAGGAATTGGAATGTTGCTAATTGTTATTGGACATTCCCTAATGAACTATACTAATTCTGATTTTTCGAAGGCAGTTTTTGCCGTCAACGTTCCCATCTTCTTTGTTTTATCGGGATACCTATTCAAGGTCAAACCGTTGGGGAAGGTTGCCCGTGGGGGTCTCGATAATCTTTTGTTACCCTACATTGGAACCGCCCTTATCATTGTCATACTCTCGATAATTGCCGTGCACTTTCCGCACTTAAAGGGTTTACAATCTCCGGGCAGTGGTAAACAAATGTTACTAGCGGCCGGATATGGAATTGGTAGTCCGACCACGCTTAATCTAGGTGCTTTTCAGTTGTTTATTCCTGCAATTGGTGCCATTTGGTTCTTGTTAGCAATGTTAATCGGTAATCTGCTGTTCAATGGCATTGTAAGGCTGGCGGAGCTGACCCGATACTCAATGATTTTGACGTTGGTTCTAAGTATGATCACAGCCCTGCTTGGTTTTACGACGGCAAAAGCACTGATCTTACCATGGTCCATTAATGCGGCACTAATTAGTCCAATTTTTTATTGGTTTGGCTATGCATTGCGCCACTATGATTTAGTTGAAAATGGAACTAGCTACTATTTTATTGTTGGAATTGTCCTGTGGGTAATTTCAACCTGTGCTGGTTTTTTCTTTATGAACGTTGCCTTTGCAACAAATCCTTTGTTGGCAGTGCTGGGAGGCATGGGCGGAAGTTACGCTTTGATTGTGATTGCCAAGTGGACAGTAGCTCATGTAACCAGACTGACAATGTTAACGAAGTTAGGTAAGTATTCGTTAATTGCCATGTGTTTTCACGATGTTGATTTAGATAATTTTAGTCTACCTAATCGGGTTTTTGCCCTTTTAAGTACGGCTGGATTTAGTCTCGTGGGGGTAGTCGCAGTTGTCGCACTTCATTTAGTGGTCATCGCGCTAATGATTATTGTAATCCCCCAAATTCCAGGGTTACGAAATGTTTATTTACACCGGCAGTTTGGCTTTAAAATTACCACTAACTAA
- a CDS encoding TetR/AcrR family transcriptional regulator, with protein sequence MPTKTFEKLTKEKQARINAALLKEFSAYSLAEAQVARIVVDAEISRGSFYKYFNDISDAYRYEFSQVMADLHAPFKQGASPVNVADMVAMVDRFVSESNHSEYREFMRLYYQRNQYLLPTNISPQTPTELEWASSVLIHQSIKEILLNPATQKQNLARLQRVLQQLFH encoded by the coding sequence ATGCCAACCAAGACATTTGAAAAATTAACTAAGGAAAAACAAGCCCGAATTAACGCGGCCTTGTTAAAGGAGTTTTCCGCTTATTCATTGGCAGAAGCCCAAGTGGCTCGAATTGTTGTTGATGCAGAAATTTCACGAGGGTCATTTTATAAGTATTTCAACGACATCTCTGACGCGTATCGGTATGAGTTTAGCCAGGTTATGGCTGACCTACATGCACCGTTTAAACAGGGAGCTTCGCCTGTTAACGTTGCCGACATGGTTGCGATGGTTGATCGGTTTGTTTCGGAGAGTAATCACAGTGAATATCGAGAATTTATGCGGCTCTATTACCAACGGAATCAGTATTTGTTACCAACGAATATTTCACCACAAACACCTACGGAACTAGAGTGGGCTAGCTCAGTTTTGATTCACCAAAGCATAAAAGAAATTTTGCTAAACCCCGCAACTCAGAAACAGAATTTAGCCCGCTTACAACGGGTGCTGCAACAATTATTTCACTAA
- the cas1 gene encoding type II CRISPR-associated endonuclease Cas1 has protein sequence MGWRSVVITQHAKVSYSGRRIIVQTNQTVAEVPIDDIEVLLISTTKAVLTARAISELARAAVKVIFSDETGEPVCETVDYLPNNRSMSVLQRQFEWDEARKELLWTWLVTAKVQMQIAVLQRRHIDASELDYEFRKIEINDTSNREAVVARKYFPLLFETGFERRNFQPANAALNYGYSILLSLVNRNIVATGCLTQLGIHHHNDENQFNLGSDLMEPFRPIIDWWVSEQEIKELTPEIKIKLVDLLNLELKFNGKNTILRNALKTHVTNCINYLNEERETAKVEVELGDEISDYALNRNV, from the coding sequence ATGGGGTGGAGAAGCGTTGTGATCACCCAACACGCGAAAGTATCATATTCCGGACGACGCATCATTGTCCAGACTAACCAAACGGTGGCCGAAGTGCCAATCGATGATATCGAGGTATTGCTGATTAGTACCACGAAGGCCGTACTGACGGCGCGGGCCATTAGCGAACTAGCCCGGGCAGCAGTTAAAGTGATTTTTTCCGATGAGACCGGAGAACCGGTCTGTGAAACCGTTGATTACTTACCGAATAATCGCAGTATGTCAGTTTTACAACGGCAGTTTGAGTGGGATGAAGCTCGTAAAGAACTACTATGGACTTGGTTAGTCACCGCTAAGGTTCAGATGCAAATCGCGGTTTTACAGCGGCGTCACATTGATGCGAGTGAGTTAGACTATGAATTTCGTAAAATTGAGATTAATGATACTAGTAATCGAGAAGCGGTAGTCGCGCGTAAGTATTTTCCGTTACTGTTTGAAACCGGGTTTGAACGGCGCAATTTCCAACCCGCAAACGCGGCTTTGAACTACGGTTATTCCATTTTATTATCATTGGTGAACCGCAATATTGTCGCCACGGGATGCTTGACTCAGCTGGGGATTCATCATCATAACGATGAGAATCAATTTAACCTCGGCTCAGACTTGATGGAACCCTTTCGTCCCATTATCGACTGGTGGGTAAGTGAACAGGAGATTAAGGAACTAACGCCGGAAATTAAGATTAAGCTCGTGGACTTGTTGAACCTAGAGTTAAAGTTTAACGGCAAGAATACAATTTTAAGAAATGCGTTAAAAACACACGTGACGAACTGTATTAACTACTTAAATGAGGAACGAGAGACAGCTAAAGTTGAGGTGGAATTAGGAGATGAGATATCGGATTATGCGCTTAATCGTAATGTTTGA
- a CDS encoding CoA transferase yields the protein MSDAALNLNNEFNKLLDGIGIDPRALNGKVTFLGQDPILPTVAHAGAISALTRALPAYLSALIWQKKTGRGQDITVDLRKTLFDMSPFFPGSLGVEMNGRKVESDPLTQNISMTMYKTKDSRWFLPTAIYPKAIEKLTKLLGCSFDHDSVQAAISKWNADDLQAAFDKLDLPGTIVKTQEEYDNDPQTPYIKRAPLVKITKIADGNPVPLPNFDRPLAGIKAMGLTHVLAGPTVLRTLAEQGADCFNLWGKESTEEELTYYLANAGVRSGFTDLKNDVDRKKTFNLLKEADVFVENVHGKLLKELAITPEDLVKNSSRGIVNVSIRCYGHDGPKADLPGFDMHAVSNSGYCYVEGTAEEPKLPYTEVFNDFTAGFLAAAGAQAALLRRATEGGSYKVEVSLSRCTEYYNSLGFFDKDYVNKMVNSDAQHTLGIPDPLILQTPLGMYKRLKAEINLSETQPYWSETALIPRGSSRFTL from the coding sequence ATGAGTGATGCTGCTTTAAATTTAAATAATGAATTCAATAAGTTACTTGATGGGATTGGGATTGACCCCCGTGCGTTAAATGGCAAAGTCACCTTTTTAGGTCAAGACCCAATTTTACCCACGGTGGCACATGCCGGCGCCATTAGTGCGCTAACTCGTGCCTTGCCCGCATATCTGTCAGCATTAATTTGGCAAAAAAAGACGGGTCGGGGACAAGATATTACCGTAGATTTGAGAAAAACTTTGTTTGATATGAGCCCCTTTTTCCCTGGAAGTTTAGGGGTAGAGATGAATGGACGAAAAGTTGAGTCAGACCCCCTGACTCAAAATATCAGTATGACCATGTACAAGACAAAAGATTCTCGCTGGTTCTTACCCACCGCAATCTATCCTAAAGCCATTGAGAAGCTAACAAAATTATTAGGTTGCTCATTTGATCATGACTCGGTTCAAGCAGCGATTAGTAAATGGAACGCAGATGATTTACAAGCCGCTTTTGATAAACTTGACCTCCCTGGAACGATTGTTAAAACACAGGAAGAATACGATAATGACCCCCAAACTCCGTATATAAAAAGAGCTCCATTAGTTAAAATTACTAAAATTGCAGATGGGAATCCAGTACCACTGCCAAACTTTGATCGGCCACTAGCTGGGATTAAAGCAATGGGGCTAACGCATGTATTGGCTGGTCCCACGGTGTTGCGGACTCTGGCTGAACAAGGAGCCGACTGTTTTAACTTATGGGGGAAAGAAAGTACCGAAGAGGAACTAACTTATTATCTTGCAAATGCCGGGGTCCGTTCTGGATTCACAGATTTAAAAAATGACGTGGATAGAAAGAAAACATTTAACTTACTAAAAGAAGCAGATGTTTTTGTTGAAAATGTTCACGGTAAACTGTTAAAAGAACTAGCAATCACGCCTGAGGATTTGGTTAAAAACAGTAGTAGAGGAATCGTGAATGTTTCAATTCGCTGTTACGGCCATGATGGCCCCAAAGCTGATTTACCTGGATTTGATATGCATGCGGTATCTAACTCGGGATATTGCTACGTAGAGGGGACCGCGGAGGAACCTAAACTCCCATATACAGAGGTGTTTAATGATTTTACCGCTGGATTTTTAGCGGCGGCTGGTGCACAAGCAGCTTTATTGCGCCGAGCAACGGAAGGTGGAAGTTATAAGGTTGAAGTGTCACTATCACGTTGTACAGAGTATTATAATAGCTTAGGATTTTTTGACAAAGACTATGTGAACAAGATGGTTAACTCAGATGCACAACATACCCTAGGCATTCCAGATCCATTAATTTTACAGACCCCATTAGGAATGTATAAGCGACTCAAGGCTGAGATTAATCTGTCAGAAACCCAGCCTTATTGGAGTGAAACAGCATTGATTCCTCGTGGATCATCGCGTTTTACATTATAA
- the csn2 gene encoding type II-A CRISPR-associated protein Csn2 yields MKLTLYPNAPFEINAGVPTIIRTNNQSFYTSLIQGFQTNQTIILSSNEEVLETNDYLEFVGNVVTNPDPFSPFKLKIEREILENLNEKERQRLYQLDCELKSIFLGSAYLEDFPLTVNDEWDVKKQYKYCGINFLHDTQATPYDIIREVLNLYYQFNAKKLLVLDALFNYLEEAQQLQLFQLIKQLELQVLLLDFSGQPYSQLLEECRYYSVDKDFVIFER; encoded by the coding sequence ATGAAGCTAACTTTGTATCCGAATGCACCGTTTGAGATTAATGCAGGGGTTCCTACCATTATTCGCACGAATAATCAGTCCTTTTACACTAGTCTGATTCAGGGGTTTCAAACCAACCAAACTATCATTTTGAGCTCCAATGAGGAAGTGCTTGAAACGAACGATTATTTAGAATTCGTGGGGAATGTGGTGACCAATCCCGATCCCTTTAGCCCGTTTAAACTGAAAATCGAACGGGAAATTCTAGAGAATTTAAATGAAAAGGAACGACAACGCTTATATCAATTGGATTGCGAGCTTAAAAGCATTTTCTTAGGTTCTGCTTATTTAGAGGATTTTCCCTTAACGGTTAATGACGAATGGGATGTGAAGAAGCAGTATAAGTACTGTGGGATTAACTTTTTGCATGACACGCAAGCAACTCCTTATGATATAATTAGGGAAGTTCTTAACTTATACTATCAATTTAATGCTAAAAAACTACTGGTTCTTGATGCTCTCTTTAATTATTTGGAAGAAGCCCAACAGCTTCAGCTATTTCAATTAATTAAACAGTTGGAATTGCAGGTCTTACTATTAGATTTTTCTGGGCAACCATATTCCCAATTGCTAGAAGAATGCCGTTATTACAGCGTTGACAAGGATTTTGTGATCTTTGAGCGCTAG
- a CDS encoding NUDIX hydrolase, translated as MADYIHELRQLVGHRPLILTTATGTLLNARQEVLLQERTGHNDWCFPGGYMEDGERIVATLQREFKEDAGLAVAPVRLLHIFDGDCFKYPNGDEVQCITHFYLVRQTGGHLLRHQTAETSALRYFPLTALPPFFNQQSEKMAQAVQGYVNHRLG; from the coding sequence ATGGCAGATTACATTCACGAACTACGGCAACTGGTGGGGCACCGACCGTTGATTTTGACAACCGCGACTGGCACCTTATTAAATGCACGGCAGGAAGTCTTACTGCAGGAACGAACGGGGCACAATGATTGGTGTTTTCCGGGTGGTTACATGGAAGATGGCGAACGAATCGTGGCGACCCTGCAACGAGAATTTAAAGAAGATGCCGGGCTTGCGGTTGCCCCGGTGCGGTTGTTGCACATTTTTGATGGCGATTGTTTTAAATATCCCAATGGTGATGAAGTTCAGTGCATTACGCACTTTTACTTAGTTCGGCAGACCGGCGGGCATTTACTACGCCATCAGACCGCAGAAACCAGCGCCTTGCGGTATTTTCCCTTAACCGCGTTGCCCCCGTTTTTTAACCAGCAATCCGAGAAGATGGCGCAGGCCGTCCAGGGCTACGTGAACCACCGTTTGGGGTGA
- the cas2 gene encoding CRISPR-associated endonuclease Cas2, translating to MRLIVMFDLPMDTSEDKRNYRKFRKELINEGFLMIQYSVYARVCVTKQSAQFTENRIKTFLPTRGLIQTLMVTEKQYNSMHFLVGEQKDDVRNTSDRTVVL from the coding sequence ATGCGCTTAATCGTAATGTTTGATTTACCAATGGATACTAGTGAAGATAAGCGGAATTACCGGAAGTTTCGCAAGGAATTAATTAACGAGGGTTTTTTAATGATTCAGTATTCGGTTTATGCCCGGGTTTGTGTTACCAAGCAATCCGCCCAGTTTACGGAAAATCGGATTAAAACATTTTTACCAACCCGCGGCTTGATTCAGACGTTAATGGTAACCGAAAAACAGTATAATAGTATGCACTTTTTGGTGGGAGAACAAAAAGATGATGTGCGAAACACCTCGGATCGGACGGTAGTATTATGA
- a CDS encoding ABC transporter ATP-binding protein, with product MAKIELKQITKSFGTKDNRDRVLDDVNFTSNSGEVTIITGPSGSGKSTLLTIMGALRNPDAGEVWLDGTQVDQLSSQEQDHFRLEKIGFILQAHTLVPFLTVNDQFQLVDQVKPQGNLKGQQFQQLLATLDVSQLLNQYPAELSGGQSQRVAIARGLYTQPAIILADEPTASLDEKRVFRVCELLAAAAKEQHQAVVVVTHDERMHQYADHIYELVDGQLTKQR from the coding sequence ATGGCAAAGATTGAATTAAAGCAGATTACCAAAAGTTTCGGCACAAAAGATAACCGTGATCGAGTTTTAGATGACGTGAACTTTACTAGCAACTCCGGTGAAGTAACGATTATTACTGGTCCTTCTGGTTCTGGCAAGAGTACCCTGTTAACGATTATGGGCGCCCTGCGCAATCCGGATGCGGGAGAAGTCTGGCTCGATGGTACTCAAGTTGATCAATTAAGTAGCCAGGAACAAGATCATTTTCGGTTAGAAAAAATTGGCTTTATTTTACAGGCCCACACACTGGTTCCGTTTTTGACGGTTAACGATCAGTTTCAATTGGTTGATCAAGTAAAACCGCAGGGCAACCTAAAAGGCCAGCAGTTCCAGCAGTTGTTAGCGACCCTAGACGTGAGTCAACTGCTAAACCAGTATCCAGCAGAACTATCTGGGGGGCAGAGTCAACGGGTGGCTATTGCGCGGGGGCTGTATACGCAGCCGGCGATTATCTTAGCGGATGAACCGACGGCTTCATTAGATGAAAAACGGGTCTTTCGGGTCTGCGAACTGTTGGCTGCGGCCGCTAAAGAACAACACCAAGCGGTAGTAGTGGTTACTCATGATGAACGAATGCACCAGTATGCAGATCATATTTATGAACTGGTGGATGGCCAGTTGACCAAGCAACGATAG
- the pstC gene encoding phosphate ABC transporter permease subunit PstC has product MNNIQKKLVQPSAATHQDRRGRLISFICVSFIMVLTVSIIGFIAIHGLATFTQNHISVWDFLTKSDWNPGQVGPNGKPEVGALAMIVASFAVTLLAALFATPFAVAVAVYMTELAPKRGARMLQPVIELLVGIPSVVYGFIGLVVVVPAIRSVFGGTGFGVLAGAIVLFVMILPTITSLTIDSLKQVPSDYRDASLALGATKWQTIYKVILRAALPGIMTAVVFGMARAFGEALAVQMVIGNAAITPTNLVSPTATLTSQLTSQMGDTIMGTLPNNALWSLALVLLLMSVIFNVLVKLIGSRGELKK; this is encoded by the coding sequence ATGAATAACATTCAAAAGAAATTAGTGCAACCGAGTGCGGCGACCCATCAGGACCGGCGGGGGCGCCTCATCAGTTTTATCTGCGTGAGTTTTATCATGGTTTTAACGGTTTCCATCATTGGGTTTATCGCCATTCACGGGCTAGCCACTTTTACCCAGAACCACATCTCCGTGTGGGACTTTTTAACTAAAAGTGATTGGAATCCGGGACAAGTGGGACCGAATGGCAAGCCAGAAGTGGGTGCCCTGGCAATGATTGTTGCGTCCTTCGCAGTCACGCTGCTGGCGGCGTTGTTTGCCACGCCGTTTGCGGTGGCGGTCGCCGTGTATATGACCGAGTTGGCGCCTAAGCGCGGGGCCCGGATGTTACAACCCGTCATCGAATTGTTAGTCGGAATTCCGTCGGTCGTCTACGGGTTTATCGGTTTAGTCGTGGTGGTTCCGGCCATTCGGTCCGTCTTTGGCGGAACCGGGTTTGGTGTATTAGCTGGGGCCATCGTCCTCTTTGTCATGATTCTGCCGACGATTACGTCGCTGACGATTGACAGTTTGAAGCAGGTGCCCAGCGATTACCGGGATGCGTCGCTCGCGCTTGGTGCGACTAAATGGCAGACGATCTATAAGGTGATTTTACGGGCGGCCCTGCCGGGAATTATGACGGCCGTGGTCTTTGGGATGGCGCGGGCCTTTGGCGAGGCCTTAGCTGTGCAAATGGTAATTGGCAACGCGGCTATTACACCTACCAACTTGGTCTCACCAACGGCGACCTTAACCAGTCAGTTAACGTCTCAAATGGGGGACACCATCATGGGAACCTTGCCCAACAACGCCTTGTGGTCCCTAGCCCTCGTGCTGTTACTCATGTCTGTCATCTTTAACGTCCTAGTGAAACTCATCGGAAGTCGAGGGGAGCTGAAAAAATGA
- a CDS encoding ABC transporter permease, protein MFLALREIKYSKLRYGLIITMILLISYLIFILTSLAVGLASQNTQAIKSWNPTRIVLNQNANVNVSQSLIMQSDLNKVQLNPNQEALIGATPVVATGKHEKVSSQFIGLDPNQYVAKNLQLTSGHKARNQHQVVVDQKFQQSGYHLGDQLRFNSSNEQYEIVGFVKNAKFNIAPVVYGSLPTWHTLRNLDQRFAGSAILSKRAHFKITNHQLHSYATQTVINNLPGYTAQNLTFTLMIGFLMMISLIIIAVFLYILTMQKLPNYAVLRAQGIPATKLVKATLAQTLILVASGIIAGFVLMGLTFVVLPSAVPVAFSFPIMLGTVIGLLLTSMLGSLLPALLIVRINPADAIGG, encoded by the coding sequence ATGTTTTTGGCACTAAGAGAAATCAAGTATTCGAAACTACGCTATGGTCTGATTATCACGATGATTCTCTTGATTAGTTATTTAATCTTTATTTTGACTAGTTTGGCGGTGGGGCTTGCGTCCCAAAACACCCAAGCAATTAAGAGCTGGAATCCCACGCGGATTGTTTTGAACCAGAATGCGAATGTTAATGTTAGTCAGTCGCTAATTATGCAGAGCGATCTAAACAAGGTGCAGTTGAATCCCAACCAGGAAGCCCTGATTGGCGCAACACCGGTGGTCGCAACCGGTAAGCACGAAAAGGTTTCGTCCCAGTTTATTGGCTTGGATCCGAATCAGTACGTGGCTAAAAATTTACAGCTAACCAGTGGCCATAAAGCGCGGAATCAACACCAAGTGGTTGTTGACCAAAAGTTTCAGCAATCGGGCTATCATTTGGGCGACCAACTGCGGTTTAATTCATCCAATGAGCAATACGAAATCGTTGGGTTTGTGAAGAACGCTAAGTTTAATATTGCTCCAGTGGTGTACGGATCACTACCAACTTGGCATACCTTGCGGAACCTTGATCAGCGGTTTGCCGGGAGCGCCATTTTGAGTAAACGGGCGCACTTTAAAATTACCAACCACCAGTTGCATTCATATGCGACCCAAACGGTGATTAATAACCTTCCTGGCTACACGGCGCAAAATCTGACCTTTACCCTGATGATTGGATTCTTGATGATGATTTCCTTAATTATTATTGCGGTGTTCCTGTACATCCTAACGATGCAAAAATTACCCAATTATGCCGTTTTACGGGCACAAGGAATTCCAGCGACTAAGTTAGTTAAAGCGACGTTAGCACAAACACTGATTTTAGTAGCCAGTGGCATCATTGCTGGGTTCGTCTTAATGGGACTGACCTTCGTAGTGCTACCTAGTGCGGTGCCGGTGGCCTTTAGCTTCCCCATTATGTTGGGGACGGTTATCGGTCTCTTACTGACATCGATGCTCGGATCATTGTTACCAGCATTGCTAATTGTACGCATTAATCCCGCAGATGCGATTGGAGGATAA
- a CDS encoding NAD(P)-dependent oxidoreductase encodes MKMMIIGATGMTGKELVAAAVSKQIQVVANARKADKLADLQADFPEITVLTKDAFALEPADFADVDVIIDAFATTPKQAYLHVDLATKLIAMFRNSNKRLGFILGAGSLYTDQTHQRVAYDDIKADPATASWRAIPENQLYELEFLQNVKNVNWFGVSPGFNFGPGPKAAQILEGTDDLLFNNDHVSATTAGTMAASVIKEVLHPEHVNQRFTVING; translated from the coding sequence ATGAAAATGATGATTATTGGGGCCACTGGAATGACTGGTAAAGAACTAGTTGCAGCAGCCGTGTCCAAGCAGATTCAGGTCGTCGCTAATGCACGCAAGGCCGACAAGTTAGCGGACTTACAAGCGGACTTTCCAGAAATTACAGTTTTGACCAAGGATGCGTTCGCGTTGGAACCAGCTGACTTTGCCGACGTGGATGTAATTATTGATGCGTTTGCCACCACGCCAAAGCAGGCGTATTTACACGTTGATTTAGCAACGAAACTAATCGCGATGTTTCGAAACAGTAACAAGCGCCTAGGCTTCATTTTAGGCGCCGGAAGTTTATACACTGATCAAACACATCAGCGCGTGGCTTATGATGATATCAAAGCTGATCCAGCGACGGCCTCCTGGCGGGCAATTCCCGAAAATCAACTTTATGAGTTGGAGTTCTTACAAAATGTGAAAAACGTGAACTGGTTTGGGGTTTCGCCTGGCTTTAACTTTGGACCGGGACCTAAAGCAGCGCAGATCCTGGAAGGGACCGACGATTTGCTGTTTAATAACGATCATGTTTCAGCAACCACGGCGGGAACAATGGCCGCCAGTGTGATTAAAGAAGTACTTCACCCAGAACATGTGAACCAGCGGTTTACGGTGATTAACGGATAA